A genomic stretch from Streptomyces sp. QL37 includes:
- the mshD gene encoding mycothiol synthase → METLDALTPEQADAVLALLGEAAGTDGRQAVSEQGRLMLRGGHREGVRHFLLTVDGTLAGYAQLEDTDPVEAPAAELVVHPSHRGRGHGRALGAALLAATGKRLRVWAHGGKSAARHLAQVLGLSLFRELRQLRRSLTDLDIAEPVLPPGVTVRTFVPGQDDAAWLAVNRAAFAHHPEQGSLTQRDLDDRKAEPWFDPEGFFLAERDNEIIGFHWTKVHAEDELGEVYVVGILPDAQGGGLGKALTAIGLRHLASRKLPTAMLYVDADNPAALSVYERMGFATHEVDLMYRTES, encoded by the coding sequence ATCGAGACCCTCGACGCGCTCACCCCCGAGCAGGCCGATGCCGTCCTCGCCCTCCTCGGCGAGGCCGCCGGGACCGACGGCCGGCAGGCCGTCTCCGAGCAGGGGCGGCTGATGTTGAGGGGCGGGCACCGTGAGGGCGTCCGGCATTTCCTGCTGACCGTCGACGGCACCCTGGCCGGATACGCGCAGCTGGAGGACACGGACCCCGTCGAGGCTCCCGCCGCCGAGCTCGTCGTCCACCCCTCCCACCGCGGACGCGGACACGGACGCGCCCTGGGTGCCGCGCTCCTCGCCGCGACCGGGAAGCGGCTGCGGGTCTGGGCACACGGCGGCAAGTCGGCCGCCCGGCACCTCGCACAGGTGCTGGGCCTCTCCCTCTTCCGCGAACTGCGCCAGCTGCGCCGCTCCTTGACCGACCTCGACATCGCCGAGCCGGTGCTTCCGCCGGGCGTCACCGTCCGCACCTTCGTCCCGGGTCAGGACGACGCTGCCTGGCTCGCCGTCAACAGGGCCGCCTTCGCCCACCACCCCGAGCAGGGCTCCCTCACCCAGCGCGACCTGGACGACCGCAAGGCCGAGCCGTGGTTCGACCCGGAGGGCTTCTTCCTGGCCGAGCGCGACAACGAGATCATCGGCTTCCACTGGACGAAGGTGCACGCCGAGGACGAGCTGGGCGAGGTCTACGTCGTCGGCATCCTCCCCGACGCCCAGGGCGGCGGGCTCGGCAAGGCGCTCACCGCGATCGGACTGCGGCACCTGGCCTCCCGGAAGCTGCCGACGGCGATGCTCTACGTGGACGCCGACAACCCGGCCGCGCTGTCGGTGTACGAGCGGATGGGCTTCGCCACGCACGAGGTCGACCTGATGTACCGCACGGAGTCCTGA
- a CDS encoding DUF1016 domain-containing protein: MDDELGFGFAFVGRQYPITVGDTEFRIDLLFYHFRLHRFVVVELKTTKAQPSHLGRPLPHRS, from the coding sequence GTGGACGACGAGCTCGGCTTCGGCTTCGCCTTCGTCGGACGCCAGTACCCGATCACCGTGGGAGACACGGAGTTCCGCATCGACCTGCTCTTCTACCACTTCAGGCTGCACCGCTTCGTGGTGGTCGAGCTGAAGACCACCAAGGCTCAGCCCTCCCACCTCGGACGCCCTCTCCCGCATCGCTCGTGA
- a CDS encoding PDDEXK nuclease domain-containing protein produces the protein MDNEITAKAVVPAQQQAELPVGFYEMLGDLKSIVRSAHVRAQLKVNTEMLLMYWEIGRTILERQGQEKWGAKVVGRIATELRTEFPNQRGFSHSNVKYMRQMARTWPDPIGQQAVGQLPWGHVVTLMSQCRTRFELDFYAQHAVHHGWSRDRLTTHIRSELHLAQGAAANNFDVTIPEQSEAAKLIFKDPYRLEFTQLSDTAAERELEDALTSRIIQFLTELGFGFAFVGRQYPITVGDTEFRIDLLFYHFRLHRFVVVELKTTKAQPSHLGQLSFYVTAVDRLLRDPERDDRTLGILIAESQDETTVEFALQSQNQPLAVSTYAALPSAVRELMPTSDALSRIAREVLHRKG, from the coding sequence GTGGACAACGAAATCACGGCCAAGGCAGTGGTACCGGCCCAGCAGCAGGCCGAACTGCCCGTCGGCTTCTACGAGATGCTCGGCGACCTCAAGTCGATCGTGCGGAGCGCACATGTGCGCGCACAGCTCAAGGTGAACACCGAGATGCTCCTGATGTACTGGGAGATCGGACGGACGATCCTGGAGCGCCAGGGACAGGAGAAGTGGGGGGCGAAGGTCGTCGGCCGGATCGCCACGGAGCTGCGGACCGAGTTCCCGAATCAGCGGGGGTTCAGCCACAGCAACGTCAAGTACATGCGGCAGATGGCTCGGACCTGGCCCGACCCAATCGGCCAACAAGCTGTTGGCCAATTGCCCTGGGGCCACGTCGTCACCCTCATGAGTCAGTGCAGAACCCGCTTCGAACTGGACTTCTACGCCCAGCACGCCGTCCACCACGGCTGGTCCCGCGACCGTCTCACCACCCACATCCGCAGCGAACTGCATCTGGCCCAGGGCGCGGCCGCCAACAACTTCGACGTCACCATCCCGGAGCAGTCCGAAGCCGCCAAGCTGATCTTCAAGGATCCGTACCGCCTGGAGTTCACCCAGCTGTCGGACACCGCAGCGGAGCGCGAACTCGAGGACGCGCTCACATCCAGGATCATCCAGTTCCTCACCGAGCTCGGCTTCGGCTTCGCCTTCGTCGGACGCCAGTACCCGATCACCGTGGGAGACACGGAGTTCCGCATCGACCTGCTCTTCTACCACTTCAGGCTGCACCGCTTCGTGGTGGTCGAGCTGAAGACCACCAAGGCTCAGCCCTCCCACCTCGGGCAGCTCAGCTTCTACGTCACAGCGGTGGACCGCCTCCTCCGCGACCCGGAGCGGGACGACAGGACGCTCGGCATCCTCATCGCCGAGAGCCAGGACGAGACGACCGTCGAATTCGCCCTGCAGTCGCAGAACCAGCCACTCGCGGTCAGCACGTACGCCGCTCTTCCCTCCGCCGTACGGGAGCTGATGCCCACCTCGGACGCCCTCTCCCGCATCGCTCGTGAGGTCCTCCACCGCAAGGGCTGA
- a CDS encoding bifunctional metallophosphatase/5'-nucleotidase has protein sequence MSATPHPQKNRAPRRVLAAAAGLVTVGALVAAMPAGAHDRGHGHGHPSRTVDVQLLSFNDLHGNLEPPAGSAGTVSETQADGSVKPIPAGGVEYLATSLRTARKGNPYSVTAAGGDMVGASPLLSGLFHDEPTIEALNGLDLDVTAVGNHEFDEGAAELARLQNGGCHPVEGCYEKGKKFKGADFPYLAANVTDEKTGKPVLKPYTVWKKNGVKIGFIGVTLEGTPNIVTANGVKGLKFHDEIETVNKYAKELDRKGVKSIVALIHEGGAPASASYNYDCDSPGAGDGISGPIVDIAKGITPKVDALVTGHTHQAYVCTVPDPSGEPRMVTSASSFGKVYTDTTLTYDRRTKDIVRTSVESANHVVSRDQTRATDMTKLIARWNTLAAPIAGRPQGFISADIDGRGSTAPEKPLGNLIADAQLEGLAPEDKGGAVVAFMNPGGIRSDLVYAASGSEGDGVVTYGEAFTVQPFTNMMNVVDLTGAQLVAALQQQVSGSNEASPKILQVSKGLTYTLDMTKSGAGRVVAETIRLNGEAIDPAKTYRVAMNEFLAGGGDGFAALGAGTNKLVGPSDLDLFNTYLAAHSTAASPLDPPATDRITIVQ, from the coding sequence ATGTCAGCGACTCCGCATCCGCAGAAGAACCGTGCGCCCCGGCGGGTGCTCGCCGCCGCGGCCGGGCTGGTCACCGTCGGCGCGCTCGTCGCCGCGATGCCGGCCGGCGCCCACGACCGGGGGCACGGCCACGGCCACCCGTCCCGCACCGTCGACGTGCAACTGCTCTCCTTCAACGACCTGCACGGCAACCTGGAGCCGCCGGCCGGCTCCGCCGGGACGGTCAGTGAGACGCAGGCCGACGGCTCGGTGAAGCCGATTCCGGCCGGTGGCGTCGAGTACCTCGCCACCTCGCTGCGCACCGCGCGCAAGGGCAACCCGTACTCCGTCACGGCGGCCGGCGGCGACATGGTGGGAGCAAGCCCGCTGCTCTCGGGGCTCTTCCACGACGAGCCCACCATCGAGGCGCTCAACGGGCTCGACCTCGACGTGACGGCCGTCGGCAACCACGAGTTCGACGAGGGCGCAGCCGAGCTGGCCCGTCTTCAGAACGGCGGCTGCCACCCGGTCGAGGGCTGTTACGAGAAGGGCAAAAAGTTCAAGGGCGCGGACTTCCCGTACCTCGCGGCCAACGTGACGGACGAGAAGACCGGTAAGCCGGTCCTCAAGCCGTACACGGTCTGGAAGAAGAACGGCGTCAAGATCGGCTTCATCGGGGTGACCCTGGAGGGCACGCCGAACATCGTCACGGCCAACGGCGTCAAGGGCCTGAAGTTCCACGACGAGATCGAGACGGTCAACAAGTACGCCAAGGAGCTGGACCGCAAGGGCGTCAAGTCCATCGTGGCCCTGATCCACGAGGGCGGGGCCCCGGCCTCCGCCTCGTACAACTACGACTGCGACAGCCCGGGCGCCGGTGACGGCATCTCCGGACCGATCGTCGACATCGCCAAGGGCATCACGCCGAAGGTCGACGCCCTGGTCACGGGCCACACCCACCAGGCGTACGTGTGCACGGTCCCGGACCCGTCCGGCGAACCGCGCATGGTCACCTCGGCCTCCTCGTTCGGCAAGGTCTACACGGACACGACCCTCACCTACGACCGCCGCACCAAGGACATCGTGCGTACGTCGGTGGAGTCGGCCAACCACGTCGTCAGCCGGGACCAGACCAGGGCCACCGACATGACGAAGCTGATCGCCCGCTGGAACACGCTTGCCGCACCCATCGCGGGCCGCCCGCAGGGCTTCATCTCCGCCGACATCGACGGCCGCGGCTCCACTGCTCCCGAGAAGCCGCTGGGCAACCTGATCGCGGACGCCCAGCTGGAGGGCCTGGCTCCCGAGGACAAGGGCGGCGCGGTCGTCGCGTTCATGAACCCGGGCGGCATCCGCTCGGACCTGGTGTACGCGGCGTCGGGCAGTGAGGGCGACGGGGTGGTGACGTACGGCGAGGCGTTCACCGTCCAGCCGTTCACCAACATGATGAACGTCGTCGATCTGACCGGTGCGCAACTGGTCGCCGCGCTCCAGCAGCAGGTCAGCGGGTCCAACGAGGCGTCCCCGAAGATTCTCCAGGTCTCGAAGGGCCTCACCTACACGCTGGACATGACGAAGTCGGGCGCCGGGCGGGTGGTCGCGGAAACGATCCGTCTGAACGGTGAGGCGATCGACCCGGCGAAGACGTACCGCGTCGCGATGAACGAGTTCCTCGCGGGTGGCGGTGACGGCTTCGCGGCCCTCGGTGCGGGCACGAACAAGCTGGTCGGCCCGTCCGACCTGGACCTGTTCAACACCTACCTGGCGGCGCACTCCACGGCGGCCTCGCCGCTGGACCCGCCGGCTACGGACCGCATCACGATCGTGCAGTAG
- a CDS encoding phosphatidylinositol-specific phospholipase C, with translation MSTRRGFLTGALALSATAVVGAGPAIAAPARALGTQDWMSAVPDATPLRRLTIPGTHNAGARFGGPWTECQNTTIAEQLDSGIRFLDVRCRISGDAYAIHHGASYQNLNFDDVLGACRDFLARRPSETVLMRVKQEYSEESDAAFRRIFDLYLDGKGWRPLLRLDPVLPDLGGARGKVVLLADNGGLPGVRYADPAVFDIQDDYMAEPFAKYPKIEAQFRKAAQQPGKLFMNYVSTAALLPPRWNSDRLNPQVHSFLDGPEAAGWTGLGIVPLDYPATRSGLVESLIRHNPTG, from the coding sequence ATGTCCACCCGCAGAGGCTTTCTGACCGGAGCCCTCGCGCTCTCCGCCACCGCCGTCGTCGGCGCCGGTCCCGCCATCGCCGCCCCGGCCAGGGCGCTCGGCACCCAGGACTGGATGAGCGCCGTCCCCGACGCCACCCCGCTGCGGCGCCTCACGATCCCGGGAACGCACAACGCGGGGGCCCGGTTCGGCGGACCGTGGACCGAGTGCCAGAACACCACGATCGCCGAGCAGCTCGACAGCGGCATCCGCTTCCTCGACGTACGCTGCCGGATCAGCGGTGACGCGTACGCCATCCATCACGGGGCGTCGTACCAGAACCTGAACTTCGACGATGTGCTGGGCGCCTGCCGGGACTTCCTGGCCCGGCGGCCGTCGGAGACCGTGCTGATGCGGGTCAAGCAGGAGTACTCCGAGGAGAGCGACGCCGCGTTCCGGCGGATCTTCGACCTCTACCTCGACGGCAAGGGCTGGCGTCCGCTCCTCCGCCTCGATCCCGTACTGCCGGACCTCGGCGGCGCCCGCGGCAAGGTCGTGCTGCTCGCGGACAACGGCGGCCTGCCCGGTGTCCGGTACGCCGACCCGGCGGTCTTCGACATCCAGGACGACTACATGGCGGAGCCGTTCGCCAAGTACCCCAAGATCGAGGCGCAGTTCCGCAAGGCCGCGCAGCAGCCCGGCAAGCTGTTCATGAACTACGTGAGCACCGCCGCCCTGCTGCCGCCGCGATGGAACTCCGACCGGCTCAACCCGCAGGTGCACTCGTTCCTCGACGGGCCGGAGGCGGCGGGCTGGACCGGTCTCGGCATCGTCCCCCTGGACTACCCGGCGACCCGCTCCGGCCTCGTCGAGTCGCTGATCCGGCACAACCCGACGGGCTGA
- a CDS encoding DUF2975 domain-containing protein encodes MTFVMAALFGLAFIGTAVTHMLDDGAVCVETDFWSNASLADRMSTGEGVQESSSATRLCQDAPSVGQRAADLGGELPWLLFSSLALILFSRVLGAVLEQGPFTHAVAKRLSVLGWVVALGTPSAGLVVGTSRSWLVDSMSPNVGFGVEIEGPMVLILAGLAAVIVGSFMREGVRMREDLEGTI; translated from the coding sequence GTGACCTTTGTGATGGCGGCGCTCTTCGGGCTCGCCTTCATCGGTACGGCGGTCACGCACATGCTCGACGACGGCGCGGTCTGCGTGGAGACGGACTTCTGGAGCAACGCCTCGCTGGCGGACAGGATGTCGACGGGCGAGGGCGTGCAGGAGTCCAGCAGTGCCACGCGCCTCTGCCAGGACGCCCCCTCCGTGGGGCAGCGCGCCGCCGACCTCGGGGGTGAGCTCCCCTGGCTGTTGTTCAGCTCCCTCGCCCTGATCCTCTTCTCCCGGGTGCTGGGGGCCGTCCTGGAGCAGGGCCCGTTCACCCACGCGGTGGCGAAGCGGCTCTCCGTGCTGGGCTGGGTCGTCGCCCTGGGCACCCCGTCGGCCGGTCTCGTGGTCGGCACGTCGCGGTCCTGGCTCGTCGACAGCATGTCGCCGAACGTGGGCTTCGGGGTCGAGATCGAGGGGCCGATGGTGCTCATCCTCGCCGGCCTGGCGGCAGTGATCGTAGGATCGTTCATGCGCGAGGGCGTGCGCATGCGAGAGGACCTCGAAGGGACCATCTGA
- a CDS encoding helix-turn-helix transcriptional regulator, whose amino-acid sequence MAEEELHGIRIHLDRILAERDMTLTELSARVGITVVNLSVLKNGRAKAIRFSTLSRICDVLGCQPGDLITHDPTGTAP is encoded by the coding sequence ATGGCCGAGGAGGAACTCCACGGGATCCGGATCCACCTCGACCGGATCCTGGCCGAGCGGGACATGACGCTCACCGAACTGTCCGCACGGGTGGGCATCACCGTCGTCAACCTGTCCGTGCTCAAGAACGGGCGGGCCAAGGCCATCCGCTTCTCGACCCTGTCGAGGATCTGCGACGTTCTCGGATGCCAGCCGGGGGATCTGATCACCCACGACCCCACCGGGACAGCCCCCTGA
- a CDS encoding HAMP domain-containing sensor histidine kinase, whose protein sequence is MTGLLRRLRALPLRSRLALLVATAVAVAVAAVAAACWFVTRGQLEHQMDQTLQGSKVDDDYLRSLYAYCKGGTTQQPPPLLAGVTIQLVDAQGTVCAAPDASELPANEADVKVAQSRQRDALHTEKTQDGSEMRVFTSPLEVGRGPGLGTGNLAVSIARPMSEITKPLSTLAWVLFLVAGIGVVGAGAAGLWIARTGLRPVDDLAHAFEHVARTEDLGVRLPAEGDDEIARLSRSFNAMTSSLATSRDRQSQLIADAGHELRTPLTSLRTNIELLARSDETGRAIPPDDRKALMASVKAQMTELAALIGDLQELSRPDAAQPGPLQVVALHEITRNALQRARLRGPELTITAELAPWYVRAEPAALERAVVNVLDNAVKFSPAGGTVDVVLHRGELTVRDRGPGIPAEDLPHVFDRFWRSPSARQLPGSGLGLSIVARTVQHAGGQITLSPAEGGGTVATIRLPGAPQPPPGV, encoded by the coding sequence GTGACCGGCCTCCTCCGCCGGCTCCGCGCCCTGCCGCTGCGCTCCCGGCTCGCCCTGCTGGTCGCCACGGCGGTCGCGGTGGCGGTCGCGGCGGTGGCGGCGGCGTGCTGGTTCGTGACGCGCGGGCAGCTGGAACACCAGATGGACCAGACCCTGCAAGGCTCCAAGGTCGACGACGACTACCTCAGGAGCCTCTACGCCTACTGCAAGGGCGGCACCACCCAGCAGCCCCCGCCGTTGCTCGCCGGCGTGACGATCCAGCTCGTCGACGCCCAGGGCACGGTATGCGCCGCCCCCGACGCCTCCGAGCTTCCGGCGAACGAGGCAGACGTGAAGGTGGCGCAGAGCCGGCAGCGGGACGCCCTGCACACGGAGAAGACCCAGGACGGCTCCGAGATGAGGGTTTTCACCTCACCACTGGAGGTCGGCCGGGGTCCCGGTCTGGGGACCGGGAACCTCGCGGTCTCGATCGCCCGGCCCATGAGCGAGATCACGAAGCCGCTCTCCACCCTCGCCTGGGTTCTCTTCCTGGTCGCCGGGATCGGCGTCGTCGGCGCCGGCGCGGCAGGCCTGTGGATCGCCCGCACCGGGCTGCGGCCCGTCGACGACCTCGCGCACGCCTTCGAGCACGTGGCCCGCACCGAGGACCTCGGCGTACGGCTCCCCGCCGAGGGGGACGACGAGATCGCCCGGCTCTCCCGCTCCTTCAACGCCATGACCAGTTCCCTGGCCACCTCCCGCGACCGTCAGTCCCAGCTCATCGCGGACGCCGGTCACGAACTGCGCACCCCGCTCACCTCGCTCCGTACGAACATCGAGCTGCTCGCCCGCAGCGACGAGACGGGCCGGGCCATCCCGCCCGACGACCGCAAGGCGCTGATGGCCTCGGTCAAGGCCCAGATGACCGAGCTCGCCGCGCTCATCGGCGACCTCCAGGAGCTCTCCCGCCCCGACGCCGCCCAGCCCGGCCCCCTCCAGGTGGTCGCGCTGCACGAGATCACCCGTAACGCCCTGCAACGCGCCCGGCTGCGCGGACCGGAGCTCACCATCACCGCCGAGCTCGCGCCCTGGTACGTACGCGCGGAGCCCGCCGCCCTGGAGCGTGCCGTCGTCAACGTCCTGGACAACGCGGTGAAGTTCAGCCCGGCCGGTGGCACGGTCGACGTCGTCCTCCACCGGGGCGAGCTGACCGTACGGGACCGCGGCCCCGGCATCCCGGCCGAGGACCTGCCGCACGTCTTCGACCGCTTCTGGCGCTCCCCCTCGGCCCGCCAGCTCCCCGGCTCCGGCCTCGGCCTCTCCATCGTGGCCCGGACGGTCCAGCACGCGGGCGGCCAGATCACCCTCAGCCCCGCGGAGGGCGGCGGCACGGTGGCGACGATCCGCCTCCCCGGGGCGCCGCAGCCACCGCCGGGGGTGTGA
- a CDS encoding response regulator transcription factor — translation MSPAEDDPQRVLIVDDEPAVREALQRSLAFEGYGTEVAVDGYDALAKAESYAPDLIVLDIQMPRMDGLTAARRIRSTGSTTPILMLTARDTVGDRVTGLDAGADDYLVKPFELDELFARIRALLRRSSYAVAAGGPLPDDDVLSFADLRMDLNTREVTRGTRRVELTRTEFTLLEMFLAHPRQVLTREQILKAVWGFDFEPSSNSLDVYVMYLRRKTEAGGEPRLVHTVRGVGYALRSGGGDG, via the coding sequence ATGAGCCCCGCCGAAGACGATCCCCAGCGCGTCCTGATCGTCGACGACGAGCCCGCCGTGCGCGAGGCCCTGCAACGCAGCCTCGCCTTCGAGGGTTACGGCACCGAGGTGGCCGTGGACGGCTACGACGCCCTCGCCAAGGCCGAGTCGTACGCCCCCGACCTGATCGTCCTGGACATCCAGATGCCCCGCATGGACGGCCTCACCGCCGCCAGGCGCATCCGGTCCACCGGATCGACCACACCCATCCTGATGCTCACCGCCCGCGACACCGTCGGCGACCGTGTCACCGGACTCGACGCGGGCGCCGACGACTACCTCGTCAAGCCCTTCGAGCTGGACGAGCTCTTCGCCCGCATCCGCGCCCTGCTGCGCCGCAGCTCCTACGCGGTCGCGGCGGGCGGCCCCCTCCCCGACGACGACGTGCTGTCCTTCGCGGACCTCCGTATGGACCTGAACACCCGCGAGGTCACCCGGGGGACGCGCCGGGTCGAGCTCACCCGGACCGAGTTCACCCTCCTGGAGATGTTCCTGGCCCACCCCCGGCAGGTGCTGACCCGTGAACAGATCCTCAAGGCGGTCTGGGGCTTCGACTTCGAGCCCAGCTCCAACTCCCTGGACGTGTACGTGATGTACCTCCGCCGCAAGACGGAGGCGGGCGGCGAACCGCGCCTGGTCCACACGGTCCGGGGCGTCGGATACGCCCTGCGCTCCGGCGGCGGTGACGGGTGA
- a CDS encoding trypsin-like peptidase domain-containing protein, with amino-acid sequence MTDSHRPSGEYPMSPSHDNGSYGSGTYDSASHGTGSYDSASHGSGSYDSASHGVGEAAYPPPPAHEPGRQTAEVPAAAYAWPAPAPAPVPAPAPASERRVKRPLALLAAVAIAAAAIGGGTATLIGELAGGGSASSGSGGGVVSGTTVSQSSAGTVSGVAAAVSPAIVEIGATSSSGEATGSGVVITADGEIVTNNHVISGASEIKVTLSTGKSYTADVVGTDPDKDLALIKLQGASGLKTASLGDSSSVKVGDQVVAIGSPEGLTGTVTSGIVSALDRDVTVAKEDEQNQQQQQQQQGGQNWPFEFGGQQFNGDTGSSQTTYKAIQTDASLNPGNSGGALINMNGEIIGINSAMYAPSSSSTSGSSAAGSVGLGFAIPVNTVKADLDALRAGDGS; translated from the coding sequence ATGACCGACAGCCACCGCCCGAGCGGCGAGTACCCGATGTCCCCCTCGCACGACAACGGTTCGTACGGCAGCGGTACGTACGACAGCGCCTCGCACGGCACCGGCTCGTACGACAGCGCCTCGCACGGCAGCGGCTCGTACGACAGCGCCTCGCACGGCGTTGGTGAGGCGGCCTACCCGCCGCCGCCGGCCCACGAGCCCGGGCGGCAGACCGCCGAGGTGCCCGCCGCCGCCTACGCCTGGCCCGCCCCGGCGCCCGCTCCCGTCCCGGCCCCGGCCCCCGCGTCCGAGCGCCGGGTCAAGCGGCCGCTCGCCCTGCTGGCGGCCGTGGCGATCGCCGCCGCCGCGATCGGCGGCGGCACCGCGACCCTCATCGGCGAGCTCGCGGGCGGCGGCTCGGCGAGCTCGGGCTCCGGCGGCGGCGTCGTCAGCGGGACCACCGTCTCGCAGAGCAGCGCCGGCACCGTCTCCGGCGTGGCCGCCGCCGTGTCCCCCGCCATCGTCGAGATCGGCGCGACGTCCTCGTCGGGCGAGGCCACCGGCTCCGGCGTCGTCATCACGGCGGACGGCGAGATCGTCACCAACAACCACGTCATCTCGGGCGCCTCCGAGATCAAGGTGACCCTCAGCACCGGCAAGTCCTACACCGCCGACGTCGTCGGCACGGACCCCGACAAGGACCTGGCCCTCATCAAGCTCCAGGGCGCGAGCGGACTGAAGACGGCCTCGCTCGGTGACTCCTCCTCGGTGAAGGTCGGCGACCAGGTCGTGGCGATCGGCTCGCCCGAGGGCCTCACCGGCACGGTCACCAGTGGCATCGTCTCGGCCCTCGACCGCGACGTCACCGTCGCCAAGGAGGACGAGCAGAACCAGCAGCAGCAACAGCAGCAACAGGGCGGCCAGAACTGGCCGTTCGAGTTCGGCGGCCAGCAGTTCAACGGCGACACGGGCTCGTCCCAGACGACGTACAAGGCCATCCAGACCGACGCCTCGCTCAACCCGGGCAACTCCGGCGGCGCCCTGATCAACATGAACGGCGAGATCATCGGCATCAACTCCGCGATGTACGCGCCCAGTTCGTCCAGCACCTCGGGCAGCTCGGCAGCCGGCAGCGTGGGCCTCGGCTTCGCCATCCCGGTCAACACGGTCAAGGCCGACCTCGACGCCCTGCGCGCCGGCGACGGCTCCTGA